In Ruania zhangjianzhongii, the following proteins share a genomic window:
- a CDS encoding adenosine deaminase, whose protein sequence is MVRDLRALPKAHLHLHFTGSMDPRTLVELADQQRISLPDSLRAAVAPDAALRLPANERGWFRFQRMYDAARAVVRSEEVMRRLVHEAAAADAAEGSRRLELQVDPTSYAPFVGGITPALEIVLDAARQASAATGVEVAIIVASSRTRHPLDARTLARLAARHADDGPGGVIGYGLSNDERRGDTSEFAGAFQIAARAGLALVPHGGELLGPGHVREVVAHLHPDRLGHGVRAAEDPALLDRLVADGIAFEVCPASNVSLGVYARATDVPLATLHAAGAQIALGADDPLLFSSRLLAQYEAARQVHGFSDSQLADLARSSITTSRASGSTKAQLLSEVDEWLAQPAGD, encoded by the coding sequence GTGGTTCGAGATCTGCGCGCCCTGCCGAAGGCACACCTGCACCTGCACTTCACCGGATCGATGGACCCGCGCACCCTGGTGGAGCTGGCCGACCAGCAGCGGATCTCGCTGCCCGATTCCCTCCGTGCCGCAGTGGCCCCGGATGCGGCGCTCCGGCTGCCCGCCAACGAGCGTGGCTGGTTCCGGTTCCAGCGGATGTATGACGCCGCCCGAGCCGTGGTGCGGTCGGAGGAGGTGATGCGTCGGCTGGTGCACGAGGCCGCGGCGGCCGACGCCGCCGAAGGATCACGGCGGCTCGAGCTGCAGGTGGACCCGACCTCCTACGCCCCGTTCGTCGGCGGGATCACCCCGGCGCTGGAGATCGTCCTGGACGCGGCACGCCAGGCCAGCGCCGCCACCGGGGTGGAGGTGGCGATCATCGTGGCCTCGTCCCGGACCCGGCACCCGCTGGACGCACGGACGCTGGCCCGGTTGGCGGCACGGCACGCCGATGACGGGCCCGGTGGGGTGATCGGTTACGGCCTCAGCAACGACGAGCGCCGCGGGGACACCTCCGAGTTCGCCGGTGCCTTCCAGATCGCCGCCCGGGCCGGCCTCGCCCTGGTGCCGCACGGTGGCGAGCTGCTCGGTCCGGGACATGTGCGAGAGGTCGTGGCCCATCTGCACCCGGACCGGCTCGGGCACGGGGTGCGCGCGGCCGAGGACCCCGCCCTGCTGGACCGGCTGGTGGCGGACGGTATCGCGTTCGAGGTGTGCCCGGCCTCGAACGTCTCCCTCGGGGTGTACGCCCGGGCCACGGACGTCCCCCTGGCCACGCTGCACGCTGCCGGCGCGCAGATCGCCCTCGGTGCCGACGATCCCTTGCTGTTCTCCTCCCGGCTGCTCGCCCAGTACGAGGCCGCCCGGCAGGTGCACGGATTCAGCGATAGCCAGCTGGCCGATCTGGCCCGCTCCTCGATCACCACCTCGCGTGCGTCGGGGAGCACGAAGGCGCAGCTCCTCAGCGAGGTGGACGAGTGGCTCGCCCAGCCCGCAGGCGACTGA
- a CDS encoding esterase/lipase family protein encodes MRASRITTAARRGGAWAADYAYAVRQIGAGLIRPAPEWATSGATSGTQVPVLLIPGIYESWRFLEPLAERLLDAGHPVHVVRELGLNHRSVRSGADMVAANLRTLAAREVVLVAHSKGGLIGKQVLLDRADGVTYGAQAGAGDARPGPRVLGLVAVNTPFRGSAYATFMPVRAVRALSPRALRALAEQRAVDAQITSLYTSWDPHIPGGSELLTARNVQVPAVGHFRILGDRHTQDAIVAAVRSYQEG; translated from the coding sequence GTGCGAGCGTCCCGGATCACCACTGCAGCACGCCGGGGCGGAGCGTGGGCAGCGGACTATGCCTACGCCGTCCGGCAGATCGGTGCCGGACTGATCCGCCCGGCACCCGAGTGGGCCACCTCCGGGGCCACCTCCGGCACCCAGGTGCCGGTCCTGCTCATCCCGGGCATCTACGAGTCATGGCGCTTCCTCGAACCGCTGGCGGAGCGGCTGCTGGACGCGGGCCACCCGGTGCACGTGGTGCGCGAGCTCGGCCTCAACCATCGCAGCGTGCGCAGTGGTGCGGACATGGTGGCGGCGAACCTGCGCACGCTGGCCGCGCGCGAGGTGGTGCTGGTGGCGCACAGCAAGGGTGGTCTGATCGGTAAGCAGGTGCTGCTGGACCGGGCCGACGGCGTCACTTACGGTGCACAGGCCGGTGCGGGCGATGCGCGGCCCGGGCCGCGGGTGCTCGGGTTGGTGGCGGTGAACACCCCGTTCCGGGGCTCGGCCTATGCCACGTTCATGCCGGTGCGGGCGGTGCGCGCCCTCTCCCCGCGAGCGCTGCGGGCGCTGGCCGAGCAGCGCGCTGTGGACGCGCAGATCACGTCGCTGTACACGTCGTGGGACCCGCACATCCCCGGGGGCAGCGAGCTGCTGACGGCCCGGAACGTACAGGTACCGGCGGTCGGGCACTTCCGAATCCTCGGCGACCGGCACACCCAGGACGCGATCGTGGCCGCAGTCCGCAGCTACCAGGAGGGGTAG